In one Balaenoptera musculus isolate JJ_BM4_2016_0621 chromosome 2, mBalMus1.pri.v3, whole genome shotgun sequence genomic region, the following are encoded:
- the LOC118891118 gene encoding nuclear cap-binding protein subunit 1-like, whose translation MAKEALPDLSTSPITSLNSHWSDCLTQDPESPKPKFVREVLEKCMRLSYHQRILDIVPPTFSTLCPANPTCIYKYGDESSNSLPGHSVALCLAVAFKSKATNDEIFSILKDVPNPNQDDDDDEGFSFNPLKIEVFVQTPLHLAAKSFSHSFSALAKFHEVFKTLAESDEGKLHVLRVMFEVWRNHPQMIAVLVDKMIRTQIVDCAAVANWIFSSELSRDFTRLFVWEILHSTIRKMSKHVLKIQKELEEAKEKLARQHKRRSDDDDRSSDRKDGALEEQIERLQEKVESAQSEQKNLFLVIFQRFIMILTEHLVRCETDGTSVLTPWYKNCIERLQQIFLQHHQIIQQYMVTLENLLFTAELDPHILAMFQQFCALQA comes from the coding sequence atTGGTCAGATTGTCTTACTCAAGATCCAGAAAGTCCCAAACCAAAGTTTGTAAGAGAAGTTCTAGAAAAATGTATGAGGTTGTCTTACCATCAGCGTATATTAGATATTGTCCCTCCTACCTTCTCAACTCTATGTCCTGCAAACCCAACCTGCATTTACAAGTATGGAGATGAAAGTAGCAACTCTCTTCCTGGACATTCGGTTGCCCTCTGTTTAGCTGTTGCCTTTAAAAGTAAAGCAACCAATGATGAAATCTTCAGCATTCTGAAAGATGTACCAAATCCTAACCaggatgacgatgatgatgaagGATTCAGCTTTAACCCATTGAAAATAGAGGTCTTTGTACAGACTCCGCTACACTTAGCGGCCAAGTCATTCAGTCACTCCTTCAGTGCTCTTGCAAAGTTTCATGAAGTCTTCAAAACCCTAGCTGAAAGTGATGAAGGAAAATTACATGTTCTAAGAGTCATGTTTGAGGTCTGGCGGAACCATCCACAGATGATTGCTGTACTAGTAGATAAGATGATTCGTACACAGATTGTTGACTGTGCTGCAGTAGCAAATTGGATCTTCTCTTCAGAACTATCTCGTGACTTTACTAGATTGTTTGTTTGGGAAATCTTGCACTCCACAATTCGTAAGATGAGCAAACACGTTCTTAAGATCCAGAAAGAGCTAGAAGAGGCTAAAGAAAAACTCGCAAGGCAACATAAACGGCGAAGTGATGATGATGACAGAAGCAGTGACAGGAAAGATGGGGCTCTTGAGGAACAAATAGAAAGACTGCAGGAAAAAGTGGAATCTGCTCAGAGTGAACAAAAGAATCTCTTCCTTGTCATATTTCAGCGTTTTATCATGATCTTGACCGAGCACTTAGTACGATGTGAAACTGACGGGACCAGTGTATTAACACCGTGGTATAAGAACTGTATAGAGAGGCTCCAGCAGATCTTCCTACAGCATCACCAAATAATCCAGCAGTACATGGTGACCCTGGAGAACCTGCTCTTCACTGCTGAATTAGACCCTCATATCCTGGCTATGTTCCAGCAGTTCTGTGCCCTGCAGGCCtaa